The genomic region CAGAACCGTCGTCCGTCGTCTTGGGGCAAGGGGCAAAGGGCATTCATGCATTGGCCAATGCCCAATTCCCAATTCCCGATGCCCGCGAAATCCCCCAGACTTCAGTCGGGGGATGAGCTTAACTTCCTCACCTCCTTGTTCCCATGTCTGCTTGTCACCTCTAACCTCCAGATTCTAGCCCTTAGTTTCTTGCGCTTTATTCTGCACTATATTTCTTGTTTCTACAAATAGCTTATAGATACTTTTGCAGTATTTTTTCTAGCTGCTGCACTGTTACACGGGGAGAAGGGCGGGGTATAGGTTGCATCTTCTCCTGTTTGTCATCCTGTTTTAGTACAAATAAAACAGGAACTTCATATTGATAAGCACCAAACCAATCTTCACGAGTGGTAATATCCCGAATTTCTAACTGTACAGACGCAAAATTTTGCATTTGTATAATTTCTTCTAGCTTTTCTTGCAAACCCTCACACAAATGGCATCCCGGCTTGCTATATAAAATTAATTGCATTTGTTTCCACCAATTTTGGCTGTATCCACAATTATCATCACTACAGTCTCGGCTTCGGGTGCTGTCAACCTATAGCTATTTAATTGTAAAAATACATCTATAACAGCAACAGAAATGCGTTTCTTACCATCTATAAAACATAGATTTCAAGTTTGCGCCGTAAATTCTTCAGGTGCAATGCCCCAATTCACCCAAACTATGGCTTCTCGCGCCGATTTTACATCCGGTGGTACGCGCAATACATGAATAAATCCCGTACTGGGACAAGTCATTTTTAATAAATAAATTGGCTCGAAATCAATTTCTTTTTCTATTTTTAATAATGTATATTCTTGATAGGAATCTAGCTCTACTGCCTGCAATTGTTGGATAATACGAGCGTAGCCAATACCCTGAATTAACACACGCCTGAGTTCCGCATTTTTTTCTGTTAACAACCACGAAGGCTGCCATTGATGTGGATGTAGCTTGCCGTATTTTTCTGGTAAGGTGACACCATGATGGGCGTAAAGGCTGTATCCGTCTGCAAACTGTATGGCGGGTTCACCTTCGGCGTGGAGGCGGTTTTGTTCATCGAAGCTGATTTTTGTGGGGCGATCACACACTACTGCTACCCTTTGGTAAGGGAATATCCAACCGCAAGACTGTGCTACTAATTGAAAGATTGGTAAAAGTTTTTGATCACCTTTGTAATTTAATGCAGAAGTCCAAAAATCTAACCAACTACAGTAACTACAAAAGCTAGCAGCAGGAATAAAATTACTATCATATTTTTCTTCCAATTCCTCTGTTAATTGACGATATAATTCTGTAAGATTAGTGTCTATTTGTAACTCGATACCATCTGCTAAGTCTATTTGTAATTGCTGACTTATATATTTCATTTGTGAAATGAATTGAAAATACAATGTTGTTTGAATATGGGTATGGATATCACTAGGATGTCTCAGAGCTAAATTATCTATCTGATTTTCTTTTTGTGCTGAAAAGAATTTTGAAATACCTAAACGCAACTGCAAAAAATTCCAGTTTAGTGGTTGAATAATTAAGCGTTCCAGCTTTGGCAAAGTCTTATTCATCGCTTCATAAGGACTTTCACAAAAGCTAACTTCTGGCTCATCAAGATTGCATAATTTATAAATTTCTTTTACTGCCTTAGTAGCTTGTTGTTGATTGATTCGCTCGGTTGAAAGTGCTATTTTTCTCCACTTTTCCCGATAGAATAAAATTAAAGTCTCTTGTTCTGGAGTTAGTTTATCTAACATACTGTTATCAAAAATATATCTACTTTAAAAATGACTTCAGAAATAAAAACCTGCTAGAGATAGGGCTTTTACAATACTCATTCTATTCTCTACCTATACTGCACACTTGCATTGAATTATGATTTTGCTGTGATGCAGTTGCTATAATTTATTATGTCAAAGTATGAGTGTAATATCTGCATCAAGTATGCCGATATCCTTCCAGAGTGCATGGCTGTCGCCACAATAAAGCGAAGCCGGCGACTCCGAAAGCTCCTACTACGTATATGGAGGCAGACTACTTATACTTAATTGCAGAATATGTTGGAATATCCAGAGCGAAAAGAATGCACGCTTTCTTTTTCTGGGTGAAATTGATGTCGCCAAATGCAGCCAGTATCATTTCCAAGGACGTGAATAGATACTGAAGGAGCAAATACTGTTGTTGTTTTTACTGCATGGATATCATCATCTGGGGGTAAAAGTTTGTAGATATCACCAACTTTCAGTTGTCGCACTCCAATTACTTCTAGTTGGGCATATCCTTCTACATCGCCTCGATCCACGCGGCGGTAAACAGTTTCTTCTTGTTTGCCTTTATACAAACCAACTAATCCCCAAGCCAAATGATCATAGACAGGAGTGGTTGAATTAGGAGGGATTACTAAACTAAATACACTTAACGAACGATCCTTGGAACGATAAAGTAGCCATTGCCCAATACCACCACCCATTCTGCTATCAGGATTCGGTTGAACAAAACGTTCCGGTAGCCAATTTTGTGTTGTCAGCAGTTGCTTAAAATAAGGTTCAAGCAGACTGAGAGTTTCAGCGCGATCGTAATTTGTGCGAGAGTTGATCTCATGAACTACGGTAACAAATTGCCGCAGTTGAGAACTGTCAATAAACCATTGGTCTTCTGTAAGCGGTTCCTGAATGGTAGTGTGATTCATGGGAAATTCCAATGAAAAGACGAAAGAAAAATGTCAATTCAAGATTTAAAATTGACAAACGTTAAATCTTTGCATAAGTAAGAAGTTAGTTGCTGTTTGTCAGTTGTTTTGTTGGATTTCTACACACACCAGCAGGATGAAATCTCAACCTTTGTTGATAGCGTCAAAGTAAAAAGGCTCAAATCTTGAATTTAGGGCAAATTTTTATGGTTGTAGAGCCATTTACTTCCACATAGTAGCTCAAATAGCTACCCTATTAATTGTTATAGCATAGCCACATATCTTACTGCCGTTAGTTTCTGCCGCTCATATCATCACGAGCTTGTTTACTGTTGGATATTGACTATTGGCACTGTATCAAATTACTTTAAGAATAATTTCAATATATTAATGAATATAATGTAATGCTGGCAATAAGAGTTTCATAAATATTGCCAGAAAGCAAAACCCAAGCGCCCCTATCTTCAACACAGCCCTTGCTATGAAATAATCTCTTCTATATTCCCTGTTAAAAGTTCCCCCAACCCTATTTTTAAGTTAGCTAATCATGGACAACATACAACGCTTGCGAGGAAATAGTTACTTAATATTACTTAACTTTTTACGAATCGCCTGAAAGTATTTTTGACAGTTAACCAGTTACTAGCAATAGGCATCCGCCAACCAGTACCAAAAGCGCGATCAGTGATTTTTAAGCCAGGAGGTGCTTGTCGCCGTTTGAATTCTGCACGGGCTACCATTTGAATCACTCTATCTACTACTACAGGATCGTGACCGTTGGCAACAATTTGAGCAGGTGATTGGTGATTTTCGATCAGGCGCTGCAATATGTCATCTAAGACATCGTAAGGGGGCAAAGAATCTTGATCAACTTGATTGGGTTTGAGTTCGGCACTAGGTGGTTTAGTCAAGACATTTTGGGGAATGATTTCGCCATTGCGATTTAACCAATGGCAAATTTCATAAACACGGGTTTTGGGAACATCGGCAATCACTGCTAACCCACCGTTCATATCGCCGTAGAGAGTACAGTAACCGACTGCCATTTCTGATTTGTTGCCAGTAGATAAAAGAAGATTGCCAAATTTGTTAGAAATTGCCATCAACAAATTACCCCGAATCCGGGATTGAATATTTTCCTCAGCCAGTCCAAACTCGGTATTGGCAAACAAATCTGCTAAGGATTTGTCATATGCTTGCATTAAGTTCCCGATTGGCAGGGTTGTAGTGCTGATGCCGAGATTCTCTGCCAAAGCCAAAGCATCTTGAATAGAATGCTGGGAACTGTAGGGTGAAGGCATGAGTACACCAAAGACATTATCTTTACCAAGTGCTGCTGTGGCGATCGCTGCTACAAGTGAGGAATCAACCCCACCGCTCAAACCTAGAACTACTTTAGAAAAGCCACTTTTGCGAACGTAATCCTGTACGCCCAACACTAAAGCTTGCCAAATTTCTTCTTCTTCACATTCGTAGTTAGGTGCAACAGAACTTAGCTGTAGATCTCGCTCCTCTTGATCAAAATCGATGATTACCAAGTCGGGTTGAAAACCGTGGGCGCGACAAATAATCTCACCTTGGCAATTTAAAGCAAAGCTTCTGCCATCAAAAATCAAGTCATCATTGCCACCCACTTGGTTAGTATAAATAATTGGTTGCTGAAAACGCATCGCACTATGACTGAGCATTGTTTCGCGAAATCGTTGTTTGCTGACAGTGTAGGGGGAGGCAGACAAATTGACGATAAAATCTACGCCTAAAATTGCTAGATCAGCAATTGGATTGGCAGTGTAACTACGTTTACCCCAAAATTCCTCATCATTCCACAAGTCTTCGCAAACTGTGACACCGATGTTGATACCATCTAAGGTAAAATAATTTGCTTGCAAGCCTGGTTCAAAATAACGGCGTTCGTCAAAAACATCGTAAGTAGGTAAAAGCCGCTTGTGGAAAACTTGTTGTACTTTGCCTGCTTCTAACCAGGCAATACTATTGAATAGGTTTTTACCGCCGGTGATGTGGGCTTGAGTATTTTCTTCTACAGTTCCAACCAAAACAGCTAAATGGGGCGGCAAATCTGTTGCTAACTGTTGCAAGGTAATAGTCATTGCCTCTACAAAACTAGGATTTAATAATAAATCCCGTGGAGGATAACCACATAAAGACAGTTCTGGTGTCAACAACAAACGCGTGCCTTCTGTTACTGCTTGTTGTGCTGCTTCTAAGATTTTTTGGGCGTTTTTGGGTAAGTCACCAATAGTAGGATTCA from Chlorogloeopsis sp. ULAP01 harbors:
- a CDS encoding DUF6745 domain-containing protein gives rise to the protein MLDKLTPEQETLILFYREKWRKIALSTERINQQQATKAVKEIYKLCNLDEPEVSFCESPYEAMNKTLPKLERLIIQPLNWNFLQLRLGISKFFSAQKENQIDNLALRHPSDIHTHIQTTLYFQFISQMKYISQQLQIDLADGIELQIDTNLTELYRQLTEELEEKYDSNFIPAASFCSYCSWLDFWTSALNYKGDQKLLPIFQLVAQSCGWIFPYQRVAVVCDRPTKISFDEQNRLHAEGEPAIQFADGYSLYAHHGVTLPEKYGKLHPHQWQPSWLLTEKNAELRRVLIQGIGYARIIQQLQAVELDSYQEYTLLKIEKEIDFEPIYLLKMTCPSTGFIHVLRVPPDVKSAREAIVWVNWGIAPEEFTAQT
- a CDS encoding glutaredoxin family protein → MQLILYSKPGCHLCEGLQEKLEEIIQMQNFASVQLEIRDITTREDWFGAYQYEVPVLFVLKQDDKQEKMQPIPRPSPRVTVQQLEKILQKYL
- a CDS encoding NAD+ synthase, with the translated sequence MKIAIAQLNPTIGDLPKNAQKILEAAQQAVTEGTRLLLTPELSLCGYPPRDLLLNPSFVEAMTITLQQLATDLPPHLAVLVGTVEENTQAHITGGKNLFNSIAWLEAGKVQQVFHKRLLPTYDVFDERRYFEPGLQANYFTLDGINIGVTVCEDLWNDEEFWGKRSYTANPIADLAILGVDFIVNLSASPYTVSKQRFRETMLSHSAMRFQQPIIYTNQVGGNDDLIFDGRSFALNCQGEIICRAHGFQPDLVIIDFDQEERDLQLSSVAPNYECEEEEIWQALVLGVQDYVRKSGFSKVVLGLSGGVDSSLVAAIATAALGKDNVFGVLMPSPYSSQHSIQDALALAENLGISTTTLPIGNLMQAYDKSLADLFANTEFGLAEENIQSRIRGNLLMAISNKFGNLLLSTGNKSEMAVGYCTLYGDMNGGLAVIADVPKTRVYEICHWLNRNGEIIPQNVLTKPPSAELKPNQVDQDSLPPYDVLDDILQRLIENHQSPAQIVANGHDPVVVDRVIQMVARAEFKRRQAPPGLKITDRAFGTGWRMPIASNWLTVKNTFRRFVKS